The sequence CCCCTCCTCAACCTCTGCCACCCCCGGAGAGGTGCCGCCTCACAGACCGCCCCGCAGGGTCCCCACAGGCCCTTCGAGGCCCCGGCCGGCGCCCCAAGTACCGGAGGCGGCTTGCCCACCCGGCCCTTGGCTCCGGGAGGCTTCAACGGACGGGGCCTCCTTGCCTTGCACGCAGGAGGGTCCCGGGGTCGGAGGCCCCGCCGGGTCGAGCAGCCCTTCGCTCCAAGCAAAGGCTCCCTTCTCGCCCTCCGAGCCGCCGCAGCTCAGCCGCGAGGCCTTCCGAAGGCCGCCCGCGCGTCTCCGGGATCGCCTCCGCAGCGCGGGGCGAGGATGGCGGCAGATGCAGACCCGCCGCCGGCCCAGCATGAGAACTCACCTCCCGGGAGAGAAAATGGCCGGCCGGAAAAAGAAAGAGGCGGCGCGAAGAACGCCGGGATATGTTGCCGTCGCCGCATCCAAGGCGCCCCGGAAGTGCGACATTCACCCCGGCCAATCTACGCAGCGGAATTGCCAGTTCCTGTTTCCAGTAGCTTTGCCAGCCACAAAGATGGTGCTTAATTTAAAGGAGCCGTCATCCTCACCGGTTTGGTTTCCATTGCACCGCCTTGTATGAAGCCAGAGAAAAGTAGATCGTTTTTCCTAAATCTGATGCTTTCCAGATTTAGTGGATTATCCTCCCCCCTCGTCTTAATAAATGTGCTTCTCAAAGAAGGTGGGAGTTGTAGTCCGTAATATCTGGACAGCATCTGATGCAGGAAGAGGGGTATAGATACTACAGAATGGACAGAGGTGCTTGGCACTCGGCTATGCGTTGAAAGCTACCCGAGAGTAAAACTTGCTTGTGTTGGATTGTTGCTCTAATTCAAGGAAAGCATTTTTATCTTCTTAGGCAGGAGCACACACAGATGTTCAAGAAGGAAAAGGCGGCTCAGTGTAAGCAAAACCCCCACCCATAGCCATGTTGGCTGCCAGGTACCTGTTAGGAATTAAACCTTTTGATACTGGGCTCAAAAATTTCTGTCCATTTCTACATCATTTCAAATTTATCTCTAGCAACAACAGGAGCACCAGAGGGCCGGTCTTAAGAAACTGGCTATTCAGAAGCCATGCCATCCTGGCCTCTAGCTGTTGGAGCAAAGACAACGTTTTAGAAAATCCCTAAAAGATCATTTGCAAAAAGGCATTTTCTATCTAGGGAGAATTGCCTTGGCTAGCAATAGGAGGAAAATGCAAAATGAACTCCACCGTATTTCAGTTAACATTGTTCCCTAGGATTTTAGGCATAAATTAATACTTTAACGTATTGCATGGCAGCCCCCTTTAGAAATTtaggaaaacatgttttttcttTGAGCCAAAGTCATTTCCTTTAATGTGCAAAAATCACCCAATTTGTTGCTTTCTGTATTGAAAGGTACCCTATGGTATCATTTGTTCTGTAAAAAGATTTGTGTTTCATAAAATGCCTTTGTTTGTACTATTTGTGGTTCAAATTGTGtgtggggtatgtgtgtgtgcatgtgtgaaaaACTCAACTTTGCAAAGGTATTGCCCCTTTCTCAATTTCAGGGACTGGATTCTCTCCATCTCCACAGCACAGGGGCTGTCCGAGTTTCTTAAGCAACATGAAACCCTGCTTGTTGCTACAATTATTTGTTGCACCATTTTGGCAGAAACAATAGATCAAGCTGAATAAGCAATGGAAATAggcaataaataataacaatataataaGCAATTAGTTGCTTTTTGAATTTGTaataaagcattttaaatattttgacaacgtggagtccttggtgctctctgagcttgattgtttgcttgcagacatttaattgcccagctaggtaacattatcagtgccacTGGGTATAGGATTTgcactgtttatatacagtaacttGCACTGCGTGGCTGGGGGTATGATTTTCTTTTTGTCACTTTCttcattagggtattgttttctgcttgaatgTTTGTTTGATGTTAATCCCCGTTCATCAGAGTGAAGGCTGCTGGAGAGGAtgcgttttggtctttttgtttctctcttaGCATTTTGATTGTCTCTTGGACAACATACCATTGTTTAAAAAGATAGTGATCATATAACACTAAATCATGATCTTACAAATGTAATAATCCCATTTTTTATGTAAAGAGgaggaagattctagaaaaagcaAATAAAGAAACCATAATCGTACCTCTCATCCAAAACCCTAGGATAACATTGTTCAGAACAGAGAATAAGAAATGTGGTTTTCCTAGTTAAATCCCCCCCTTAAAGTTCAACAATACTTGGGATCTGCAGCACTTCTGAATCTTTATTGAAATACAGTAGCCCGTTGAAAACCAGATACAATATCTTCCAGCGTACAAAAAAAGGCAAATACATGTATATACTCTAAAATTCCACTTCATTTATGCTGCGGTTCCTAAATTTGAGAAATGGGTTTTCACGAAGATATTGCCAGGCTGCAGACAAGCGTAGGGAGCTTGTGGCTTCACTTTAGATGCTGCTGAGCCCCAATTCTTTGCTCCCTCACCAAGAACCATTCAATTGTGCTGCATATAGTCAGGTTCCCCTTGAAAATGCCAACCACCACCAGGCAGGAACTGAGTGGCTTAACCGGAGTTCTCCACCAGAACAAACCGTGATGCCGGTTCCTCAGCAGACCACTAGGTGGCAGACACTGATCACAGGAAGTGACGGAGCCTGGCAGAAGGGGGCGCTTGCGCAGCGGGACTAAAACAGTTGCTTTTCTCAACTCTGCAATGCAAGGGCCTGCTTTGAAACTCTCTAACATGCCTCTGCACTGAGATAGCAATCAAATGGTTCTAGGGAGGGCagctaagcaggagaccccaggCAGAGAGCTGGGTTTGTTCCATGAAGGACAGGTCACTCAGACCAGTTCTGAACCAAAACTAAAGGGGTCTCAAAGATGGTGCTTCCGGAACTGTTCACCGCTTGGCCTGCCTACTGCCCACATCCAAACTGGGCTGGATTCAGGATGCAAAAACAAGCACCCTTTGCACTTCTAAGTTTGGAAGAAAAACCTGAATCCAACCGGCCACTCAAACGGAGCTCAGGTGAGGCTCCTGCTCCTCCTTGTAGGGGGGCAACGGGGGAGgcgtctcttcctctcctctgtcCTGCTTGTCTCTCTCGGCTTCAATCCAACTCTGGGGAGAGATCGTTTTCTTGGGCCCGTGGGGGGGAGGGCCAAGAAGGGCTTCAATGTCCTCGTAGTTGATCACTTCTTTCTCCAACAGGGCATCTGCCAGCTAGAGAGGAAGAATTGGCAGGCTTAAATAAATATGCCTCAGCAGAAACTTCCACATTTGCCACAGGAGTCAAAAATGGCATGACGACCCGGTGCCCTGCAATGCACCTTCAGGGGCTTAAAGCAAGGGGCCCTGATAATGGGACAGAACTGGGCCCAGCAAGCCCCCTGAAAATGTGCAGCCTTGTACAACTAGATGTACGCAGGAGACAAAAGCTTCCTGCTCCTCAAGAGAGGATCTGGTCCACTTCAGAGTGCAGAAAGCCTCTCTTGGTTTTTTCGGTCTTCCAAACCactttgtgttgtggtccgccagctgcctgcggagctggcagaggagtcggacagcgatgaggatgaggaaggcctggatgaggactctgtaccagaggcagaggtggggccagggccatcggggagtgatgtgtggactccagagcctccagaggttaacagtagtgaggcagaggaacaggaggagcctgttcctaatgcacgcatgagaagagctgccagaaggcaagagcagctcaagcaagagGGCAGctcggaagtagggccaagagatttggcccctcccataatgcttaaaagaccagcaacggcatttgggctctttgtcagaaaacaacgttgatagccttgctccttgtcttgctgcatttgtttcctttttggcgtcttctgcttttgaacttttggcaagaaaagcctttggcagtttgcctgattagaccaaggttggtgataggactgaagaattgtgttatgaagaatttgctttgatttagtttggactacattTCTagtaaagtctgtttgtttttgaactgattgcatctattactatctacttgggcctgggtcaccacACTTTGCTTCTTGGCTCCACCTGCACAAAAGGGGGCACCTTCTGAAAGGGGTAGTCTTTGAGGTGCTGCGGTGAGGTCATCCTAGCAGAGCCTGAGCTCTTTGCCAGCTTTCAAGCAGGAGTGTTATTACGTATTTTTCTTTGATACTATGCTTGCTCTGAGATTCACTTGAACCTCACAGGAGAAGCCAGAAGGGAGCAGCTTGTTAGGGACTGACTGCTGATTCTCTGCCGGcctttcaccctccccagcctccccagCTCTCCAGAACTGTATCAGGGCCTTACCATCTTCAGTTTGTCCCGGTTGTCCAACAGCAGTTTCTCTGTGCGCCTATACGCTTGGGCTATCAGCAACTTCGCTTCCTAGGAAAAAGATAGCCGTGGAAGGAATGGGAGCCACCGCTGGCTAAAGCCACTGACCCCAACCGTTCAGTGAAAGCTCCCAGCCAGGAGAAGAGGCGGCTGAGGATCCAGAGTCCTGGCCCTGAATGCCCAATAAGCAGGATTAGGCCAGTTGGATAATCTTCCTGCCTGGGAAGCTGCGACGGGGAGGGGTCCCACTTCAGGAGCCCTGCAACTCGAGACGAGCCAGTCCCGCCTCCCCTGCAGCTCAACCTCCTGGGAGAGCTTACATGGTCCATTATTTGTTGGAGTCCTTGGCTGAAGGGGCGCCGTCCAATCCCCGGACCGCTTTCTGCCTCTGGGAAGGACAGATGGCCGATGGTGGGCATCATTCCATATTGTTTCACCATGGAGTAGGCTATCCTGGTGACCTTCCGGAGATCATCTTGGGCCCCTGGACCAAGGCAGCATAAAAACTAAGGCAATGCTGGGAAAGGCGGCCAAGGGGCTTTTTAAATTTCATCCAAAGAGAGGCACCCGCTGCTCCCAGGAAGCCAAGGAGCTTCCTGGCCCTTTTCTGCGTAAGGCCAGCCCTCCTCACCCGTAGTCACTTTGTTAAAGGTGATGGCTTCCGCGACTCTGCCCCCCAGCGCCATGCATATCCGCTCAAAGAGCTGGTCCTTGGTCAGGAGGTACTGGTCCTTGGGCAGGATCTGGGCAAAGCCCAGCGCAGCGTTTGTGCGGGGAGCTATGGACACCTGGGGCAGGAAAGGGGGAGGATGAATTAATGGTGAGCTGACCTGCCTTGCTCTGCGTATCTAGCTTCACAGCAGAGAGCCAGCTTACCTTCAACACTGCTTCGGTGTGCTCCAACAGCCAGCCCACCAAGGCGTGGCCTGATTCGTGGAATGCCACCACCCTCCGCTCTTCCTGCGAAAGGATCTTGTTCCTCTTGGCAGCTCCTGTGAAGGGGGGGCGCAAAGCTCCGTTTCCCAGGTTGTGTTTCCAGCATTACCAGGCCAAGCGCTCAAAAGCCTCTTGTATCCTTTGAGTCATGAGGAGGCCAAGGAAACGGAGAACAACACTCGCTTGAAGAAAGGCTTACAAATGGGTTGTTAGGCAACCACACAAGTCCACATTCTCACACCTGAGACTTACAGACCTGTTTCTAGTTTTAACTGCTATTAAACTTTGCCTCACCGAAAGATATTCTTGTAGCCAAGCAACATCCAAGCATAAAAACAATGTCTTTGCTTAGAACCGTACAATTTCTGTCCCCAAAGAGCTGCCTGCTTAGATGAGGTTTCCCACCAGAAGACCTCCAGCAGCCTTGCTCTGCCACTCGTCTCTTACTAATTCCAGCAAGCGTGATTCGCCTAGGCTAGTGGAGACTCCCCAACTTAGAAGGGGTGAAACTAGGGGCTGCTTCCATCAGAAGATCCTTACTGCAACAAAAACTGCCAACAAACAACTCCCAGCCTGGGAGCTTCTATCTGTCCACTTGTGTTGAGAGAGCTCCTATCAAAGCCAAAGGACGTGTTGTTCACAATACACAGCCTGATCAGAGATAATTATGCCTCAGGGGAGCCTGGCGGTCCACACCAGATCctaattcagtcagaactgagacCCAACGTGCTTTGCTTGGTCGGTGACCACTTGGATGGATTGCTCTCCTCCCAAATCTAGGCTGAAGAACACAATCACTCCtcacccacccccccaaaaaccccaggaaagaaaaatgaaagcttACCTGCAATTACTCTCTCCACAGCACTCTCAAAACTGATCGTGTCGATGGATTTGTATCCCTCTCTGGCAGCGTGGAGAGCCGCCTCGTTACAAATGTTGGCAATATCAGCTCCTGCGGAGAAAACACCATGCTGCCTCTCATTCGGCTTCTGGTGCATTGAATCAAAAAGCCAAGACGGGATTCTCAGTGGGGCCACCCACCCATATCGCCCAGCAGAGCCCGTTGTAAGAAGAGAGAGATGCCAAGGCCAGCAGTGACACCACAGAGGGAAAGAAAGTAAACCGTCTTCTCTGTTCCTCACTTGCCAACCCAGCTTGGAAGGCAGTTCCAGGCGGCCAGTTGGCCCCTTGATTTGGGGGGTGAGGGCAGCCCTCTTTGCCTGGTCATCCAAGCCACTAAGTCTCAACATCAATTGTTCCTTTAACTGCCTTCTCCTGTCTGCAGAAATAGTGGCTGTGTAGGATCTGATCTCAAATGTGAATCTATTTATTATTCCATTAAGAGTTTCTTCTCGCGTGTCCAACGTTCCAAAACCTTCATCTTGGGGTCTTTTTCATTGCAAGGCAAATCTTCAGGCTTCCCTGAAGACCTCGGGATTTACACAAGCGCCTTGCACTTGGGCTCTGGTCGCTCAGCTTTTTAAAGAGCGGCATTTTTTCTTCAAGGAAAGGCAGTGGAGCCTCTCGGTTACGTTACACCAAGGTAGCTGGACAAGGCGAGGGAAATGTAGCTGACAAAACTGGTTCGTTTTCAAGTTGTGCAAGGTAACAAAACGCTTTTAACATCTGGCAGGATTTAAGGTAGAGAAACAGGGCAGGAAATGGCTTCTGGGTTTCTTTCTAAGGTGGTACCAGTATTTTGTGTAATGAAGTAACGCATTTGGATGTGTGGATGTGTGAGCGGAGAAGCCCAGGGGTGGCGGTGTAAGATTGATCATGTGATGGGGAATGACGCTTAGGGAGGGGCAGCCGCAACtgttgccccccctccccctgggagccatTTCTGCCCTCTTttcctctggagcaccagctggaTCCAACCCCCTCCTAATCCTTCTTCTGCCAGCCCCCATGAAATTCGGCCTTGTTCAGTTTTTGGAGGTTGTTCTGCTGGTGGACAGACAGGCGGGCACTTCCCAGCACCCTTACTAATTCCCTACTAATATCTTATGATGAGAGGATGGCAATACTTTTTACACACCCTTACATTGAATGTATTTGCTTTTCATCTCTTGTTCCCCTGCCTTTTCCTCCAGGGACTCCAGGCTTTGCGCAAGCTTCCTTTTAAGGCCGAGCATGGCGCCCAGTTGAAAGACAAGCGGACTTTGGCTCTGGGTCTACAGCCTCTGCAGCCGAGGGACTCCACATCAGTCCCCCTCTGCCTTGGAAGGTATTTCTGATCTTCTCCACTTCAGcagtccttccttttctcttctttctctattGAAACCTCATTTGTTACCAGCATCCAGGGATTTTGCTCCAAATgcctttttcaaaagtcaaccgTGGCATTTTATTTAAATGCTTAAAAACTCAGAAAATAAGAAGTTCAgcgaaaggagaagaaaagaaaagcaagcctGGAAGTGGGTTGGAAGGAGGTTTCCGCAAATGAGAAACAGGCCTTTCAAGGAGGGAGCAGACAGCCGGGCCTGCTGATTGTGCTGTCTAAGCAGGATTCAAACCGCAGGCCAGGCCTGGCTGCCCACACAGAGGTGCTCCACATCTGGGCAGCATGGAGGTAATCGGGCCCAACCACAGGGTGCTCCCAGGAAGGGAGAACCAGCGTGGCTCTGATGTGACTGCAGAGGTTGctggggaagaggaggaacatcTGTTCTGAGCTGGGGTGTGTAGGCAGAGTGCACAGCAGCGAAGTGGCAGCCGCCACAGGATGGGGGCTGGGCAGAGGGGACTCCTTGCTCTCTCTTCCAATCCCCGTAGCTCTGGGGAGGGGGCTTTGAGAAGCTGGGTCTTGTGTACCTCCCCTCCCCACATACCGCTGAAGCCTGGGGTGAGTTCAGCCAACCGCTGGGAGTAGAAGCTGCTGGGCTGGGAGAGCTTCAGCCCCTTCAGGTGTTGCTCGAAGATCTCCCTTCTCTCCTACAAAGAGCAGAGCGGATGTGTGGCTGTGGGGCCACCAGATCCCCCAGAAGGGAGGGGATCCTTGCAAGaactggagggcaaaagaagggcagCCCCTCCACCCTCCCAAAGGACAGGCCCGGGGAGGGCCGCTCTCAGGCTTAAGCGCACAGAGAGCCTGTCTGGGTCTCAGACGGAGCAGATGGCCTTGGCTGCTCCATGGCAGGAGGTCTCGGGCGCAATGGGCACTGAGCCAGAGATGGCCGATCCTGGCCCGAGGCTTCTCTAGGCCCAGCGCTCACCCCCCCATCCGGCCTGTCCAGCCATGCCTTCCTTCCCCGGGAGAGCAAAGGGAAGAGCCTGGTGAGATGGACGCCCCACTTTTCCCCAAAGGCTGTGGCTCTCATCACCCCAAAAGCTTTTGGTGAATTTGGTGCATTCCCGACCGTTTCACCATCTAGCACCAAGATAGCGAATCCAGACTCACAAGCGCTCCCCTTCCCTCAATGcataaatgaaaggaaggaaatggggggtgggggtggggagatcaGGTTGGCCCTGTGCCAGAGTGTGACTCATTTGGCTGGTTACAATGGGCCTGATTAGAGGATGGGGCTCAGCTGCCAGGATTTCCTGCTCCTTTTCCCTTCGGGGCAGCTGCGCAGCTCTAGCTCCCGGTGCCAGATCAGATCAGGCATCTGAGGAATTTTAGGCCAAAACAGGGAAGAACCAGAAAGGGCAGCTGGgccaggaaaggggaaaggagccGCTGCTCTCCTTGAATGAGGGGAGCCCCAAAGAGAGAAGCGCAGGAGGGGTCTTGTACCCCTTTCCTCCAAGTTCAGGGCCAGTTCTAGGAAAGAGCAGAGAAGGCTCCAACTCTCTTCGTGGAGCCATCTTCCTCAGCCAGGAGGACAGGAGCAGCAAAATAAATACCTGGATCACATGACTCAGAGTGAATAATTGCAAGAAGGAAAGCAGGGCGTTCAAGCAGGTGACTGGCCATGCAGAGTTGGCCTTTGATTCAAGCACCTTCCTTCACTTCCATTACAATACCTGCAGGGTGGGCAGATCGATGAAAATGTGGCGATCGAGCCTCCCGGGTCTCATGAGAGCGTTATCCAGGATATCAGCTCGGTTGGTGGATGCCAGCACGATGACGTGGTCTGTGGTCCCCATCCCTGCAGAAGAGAAAGGGCGGAACCTCAGAAACCATGGGCAACGAGgccacgggcacagcggcaacaCAGTGTGGATGCTGGgccaggaggagggaggaagtcaCAGGAAGGTGGTGCTCATAAAcctttgtgggggagggggaacctGAGTTGTGTAATGATAAAGTATAGAATGTTTCTTTCAACCACTTGCCTGCAGTCTTCAACTGAAAACAGAACTCAGGCATGTGGTATGGTTGGGAAAATACCATCCAGTCTTTGCAGACAACTCCAACTGTAAGGACACCTGCCCTTTCTGGACTCTCCATTGCCATATTCAGCCCAGCATTTCccccaccacccagcaccagcCAGCATTTCAGAAAGCagggttggaggggaccttggaggccttctagtccaaccccctgctcaagcaggagaccctctaccatttcagacaagtggctgtccggtgtcttcttaaaaaaaagctccagtgatggagcacccacaacttctggaggttaattgttctcactgccagggaatttctccttcctgcttctctccttgattagctttcaTCCGTCGCTTCTGGTCcttctctcaggtgctttggagaataggtggaccccctcttctttgtggcagccccgaagatattggaacacggggctatcatgtcgcccttagtccttcttttcatgacatAAACATTGTTCATAACAATTCAGGCCACACCATTTGCCAGAAGCATGCCGCTTTTAAATGGAAGGTCCAGATCCTTGCTGCAGACACACAACAGCCCTGCCTACTCTTTCCACTTCTGGAAATGCATCTGCGACAGAGCAGTGTTGGCACTGCAAGCAGAAGGATCTCTTTCTCCTTTACCGCTTGCTGAACACCACCCCAGGCAAGGGCTGCTCCTATCGGGATGTTGGAGAGGTGAGCCTCAAAGAGCCTCCCTTCCCTTTATAAACAAGGAGAAGGACCACAGCAGCTGGGAGCCCCTTTGGCCGGCTCAGCAGCCTCAGTCAACCTGTCAGCCCTCCCAGCTGCCAGTGGCCATGAACCCACTGATACAAGCCTGTGGGATTTAACTCTGCAAGTGGTGCCCTTACAGTTCCAAGACTGACATCCAGCCTCAATCAACAGTTTTTAGCTCCTGTGCGGAAGTGTTTGGCATTGGCACCTGCTGCTAAACATGCATGATGCTGCCAAGATAATCTCTTCTTTCTAGCTGCCCTATCCTTTCGCTCTCCACCAGACGGTCAGTGCCTGGAACTGGATGCAGCACTCTGAAGGGGGTCTGGCCAACACAGAAGGATGAGGATTCTTTTTGTTCAATCATGACCATAAAACTCTATTGAGGAAGATTCACTTTATAACTGCCTAGTGGTCCAGCCCACGTTTTGCCACCTTCTCTGTCAGGAAAGGCAGGTGCTGAGTTTTAATCCAGAGGCAGCAAAGTAAGAAGGCTCTCTGCTTATTGTGCACATCAGTTTGAAAAAGGGGGCTTCCTGACCATCAGCAGCTTGGCTGTCTAAATGCTCTGGCTCTTGCCAAGGGCACTAACAGCATTTCAAAGCAAGGCGCAAATATAAAGCAGAAGAACCCACAGAAGTTTCAGAAACGAAGACGGCCAAACATTCTCTGAGTAGGGAATTAGGGAGTTGACTCAGCATTCAGATGCCAATACCTGAGCTTGACTCATTCTCAACCAGTCTGAGCAGAAATGGCTCTAAAGGCAGAGATTCATTTTTGCTTACAACTCTGAAATACAGTTCCATCCATCTGGAAGACCAAGCGGGCAGTGGTTGGCTCTGCCACTTCTGTCGTGCATAAGGCTGGACATTTAATTCGTGCAATGCTGCTTCTATGGAGGCCTCCCTCGCTATCAGTCTCTAGTTGGAGAGGAAGCCGGCCGTCTTCTCAGCACTTCCCTGGGCCTCCCTTCCCCAAAGTGACTCAGCCTTTAAAAAGAATCCCCCCCATCCCCAAAAGCTGGAAGGAGCAGGGCtgtcttcctgcctgagcagggagacTCTCCTGGCGCATCCCTGGAGGAAGAGAATCAGAGCAGAAGGAACTCCTGGAATCGCTCTGCTTCCCTGGGGGAGACATGAACTGGCCCTCTTGGGTGGCGCGTCTCCCTGGCCAGCAGCGTCAAATGCAGCCAGGACTGATGTTCATCttcccttctgaccagcaaacagAAACCCATCAAAGGAGAGGCAGCAGAGAAAAACAGCAGAGCTGACAATGCAGGGAAGCCCAGACCTCCAGATCTAAGGAAACAGGGAGCAGCTTGGgaaaggactggggagggaagagGCATGCCGCAGGGGAAATGCCCTTTTAGGAGAGGCGAAGTTCCTTTTGGGGGAAGAAAAGAACCCAGACTTCAAAACCAAACGCCTTGCCATCAAAAACTGACCGTCCATTTCTACTAGCAGCTGGTTCAGGGTTTGCTCCTCTTCTGTGTTGGAGAAGCCAGACATGTTTGTCGAACGCCTTTTCCCAACCGCGTCGATTTCATCTATATAAACGATGCAGGGGGCACATGCCCGGGCTTCCCTGAAGAGGCTCCGCACCCGGGCAGCGCCAAGGCCTGCAGAAGGGCAAAGTGGGAGTGAGCTCTGACCCAGGCATTTTCTAGATTGGAGACTAGATTGGAGGGAGACTGGGCTCTCAAGGGTTTCTGCTCCTGTTGGTTGGGACCCTCGCAGCTCTCAGCCCAACAAACCCACAAGCTGCTAAGTCCGTTTCTAGCCAGACGAGTTTTCTGCCAGGAGCCAGCAGAGGGCAAAGTAGCACCAAGGGAGCAACCCAGGAAGCTCGGCTAGCCAAAGCCCCAATGCTTGTTCTGGGGTCTGG is a genomic window of Ahaetulla prasina isolate Xishuangbanna chromosome 12, ASM2864084v1, whole genome shotgun sequence containing:
- the SPG7 gene encoding paraplegin isoform X2, encoding MTGAASLLLLLLRRRGLLRPGAPLPGGAPGALARRWTRVPWERRPGGDLQPRLPGALSRGCWARPAWTPARLWRLLDQRYLALTAGFLTGGTCCYFSTSGSHRNDRNGGKPKGKSPKEDEEEKRRREREDQMYRERLKVLFFIAIIMSLLNSLTTSAGSISWNDFVNELLAKGEVQSVQVVPESEIVEIHLHPGAVVFGWPKLSLTYVMKVANIDKFEEKLRAAEEELNIDLNDRIPVSYRRSSFFGNALYTLGMTVVSVGILWYIFRLAGISGREGAFSAFNQLKRARFTIVDGKSGKGISFKDVAGLHEAKTEVKEFVDYLKSPERYLQLGAKVPRGALLLGPPGCGKTLLAKAVATEAQVPFLAIAGSEFVEVIGGLGAARVRSLFREARACAPCIVYIDEIDAVGKRRSTNMSGFSNTEEEQTLNQLLVEMDGMGTTDHVIVLASTNRADILDNALMRPGRLDRHIFIDLPTLQERREIFEQHLKGLKLSQPSSFYSQRLAELTPGFSGADIANICNEAALHAAREGYKSIDTISFESAVERVIAGAAKRNKILSQEERRVVAFHESGHALVGWLLEHTEAVLKVSIAPRTNAALGFAQILPKDQYLLTKDQLFERICMALGGRVAEAITFNKVTTGAQDDLRKVTRIAYSMVKQYGMMPTIGHLSFPEAESGPGIGRRPFSQGLQQIMDHEAKLLIAQAYRRTEKLLLDNRDKLKMLADALLEKEVINYEDIEALLGPPPHGPKKTISPQSWIEAERDKQDRGEEETPPPLPPYKEEQEPHLSSV
- the SPG7 gene encoding paraplegin isoform X1; translated protein: MTGAASLLLLLLRRRGLLRPGAPLPGGAPGALARRWTRVPWERRPGGDLQPRLPGALSRGCWARPAWTPARLWRLLDQRYLALTAGFLTGGTCCYFSTSGSHRNDRNGGKPKGKSPKEDEEEKRRREREDQMYRERLKVLFFIAIIMSLLNSLTTSAGSISWNDFVNELLAKGEVQSVQVVPESEIVEIHLHPGAVVFGWPKLSLTYVMKVANIDKFEEKLRAAEEELNIDLNDRIPVSYRRSSFFGKPVSRCQGLTFLCSCLGSALYTLGMTVVSVGILWYIFRLAGISGREGAFSAFNQLKRARFTIVDGKSGKGISFKDVAGLHEAKTEVKEFVDYLKSPERYLQLGAKVPRGALLLGPPGCGKTLLAKAVATEAQVPFLAIAGSEFVEVIGGLGAARVRSLFREARACAPCIVYIDEIDAVGKRRSTNMSGFSNTEEEQTLNQLLVEMDGMGTTDHVIVLASTNRADILDNALMRPGRLDRHIFIDLPTLQERREIFEQHLKGLKLSQPSSFYSQRLAELTPGFSGADIANICNEAALHAAREGYKSIDTISFESAVERVIAGAAKRNKILSQEERRVVAFHESGHALVGWLLEHTEAVLKVSIAPRTNAALGFAQILPKDQYLLTKDQLFERICMALGGRVAEAITFNKVTTGAQDDLRKVTRIAYSMVKQYGMMPTIGHLSFPEAESGPGIGRRPFSQGLQQIMDHEAKLLIAQAYRRTEKLLLDNRDKLKMLADALLEKEVINYEDIEALLGPPPHGPKKTISPQSWIEAERDKQDRGEEETPPPLPPYKEEQEPHLSSV